Proteins from one Flavobacterium branchiarum genomic window:
- a CDS encoding methyltransferase, with protein MYEKTFPNKRFKHTLEFLKKHITTSETILDLGVENPFSKIMKAEGFKVKNTTGEDLDIDQTVFSTEKQDVVTAFEIFEHLLNPFTILNEIKSDKLFISIPMRLWFSPAYRSKTDMWDRHYHEFEDWQLDWLLEKTGWKIIDRQKWTNPVKKFGIRPLLRSFTNRYYIVYAERK; from the coding sequence ATGTACGAAAAAACATTTCCGAACAAACGATTCAAACATACTTTAGAATTTCTAAAAAAGCACATCACAACATCCGAAACTATCTTAGATTTAGGAGTTGAAAATCCGTTTTCAAAAATCATGAAAGCCGAAGGATTTAAAGTAAAAAATACCACTGGAGAAGATTTAGACATCGACCAAACAGTATTCTCTACCGAAAAGCAAGATGTGGTTACAGCATTCGAAATCTTCGAACATTTATTAAACCCGTTCACTATTTTAAACGAAATAAAATCAGACAAACTATTTATCTCGATTCCAATGCGTTTATGGTTTTCACCAGCATATCGTAGCAAAACGGATATGTGGGACAGGCATTATCACGAATTTGAAGATTGGCAATTAGATTGGCTTCTTGAAAAAACAGGTTGGAAAATCATCGACAGACAAAAATGGACCAATCCCGTAAAAAAATTCGGTATCCGTCCGTTATTACGAAGCTTTACTAACAGATATTATATTGTTTACGCAGAAAGAAAATAA
- a CDS encoding SprT-like domain-containing protein, with protein MSQTLAKYIPEHAVSPVFDLIVDNHVHLKIVNERQTRHGDYRKGPSGKHEITVNSSLNKYKFLITLIHEIAHLVAFEKFGRNIKPHGNEWKYSFQRLMVPFIRPEIFPSHLLPLLAKHFKNPTASSDTDATLSLALKQYDKENDKNYIFEIPFGSVFKIHNGKVFKKMALRTKRFECLEISSGKTYLFNPNAEVELLPVRG; from the coding sequence TTGAGCCAAACTCTAGCAAAATATATCCCTGAACATGCAGTAAGTCCAGTTTTTGATCTTATTGTTGATAATCATGTGCATCTTAAGATCGTAAACGAAAGACAAACACGTCATGGAGATTATAGAAAAGGACCAAGTGGCAAACACGAAATTACGGTGAATTCTAGCTTGAATAAATACAAGTTTTTAATCACACTTATTCATGAGATTGCACATTTGGTAGCCTTTGAAAAGTTTGGAAGAAATATTAAACCTCATGGGAATGAATGGAAATATTCTTTCCAACGGTTAATGGTTCCTTTTATACGGCCGGAGATTTTTCCGAGTCATTTATTACCATTGTTAGCTAAGCATTTTAAAAATCCTACAGCAAGTAGTGATACTGACGCAACATTGTCATTGGCTCTAAAACAATATGACAAAGAAAATGATAAGAATTATATTTTTGAGATCCCTTTTGGAAGTGTTTTTAAGATACATAACGGCAAAGTTTTTAAAAAAATGGCCCTTAGGACTAAACGTTTTGAATGTCTCGAAATAAGCTCAGGAAAGACCTATCTTTTTAATCCAAATGCCGAAGTAGAGTTATTACCTGTTAGAGGCTAG
- a CDS encoding glycosyltransferase, which produces MKYYIVIPAHNEQKLIGLTLQSLISQTILPKKIVVVNDNSTDKTEEIVLNYAKENPYISLVNKTSSAIHLPGSKVIQAFQKGFETLDEDYDIIVKIDGDLIFPPNYFETIISHFQSDPKVGMAGGFCYIEKNGDWVLENLTDKDHIRGALKAYRKETFKQIGGLKPSMGWDTVDELLCKYYDWKIITDSSLHVKHLKPTGANYNKTARYKQGEAFYTLGYGFWITAIASAKLAMMKKKPLLFLDYIKGFLKAKKAKTPLLVTDAQAKFIRNYRLKKMKEKLF; this is translated from the coding sequence ATGAAATATTACATTGTTATACCGGCACATAACGAACAAAAACTAATTGGGTTAACCTTGCAGTCTTTGATTTCGCAAACCATTTTACCAAAAAAAATAGTTGTAGTCAATGATAATTCCACCGATAAAACGGAAGAGATAGTATTGAATTATGCCAAAGAAAATCCATATATCTCCTTAGTTAATAAAACTTCAAGTGCCATACATTTACCTGGAAGCAAAGTTATTCAAGCATTTCAAAAAGGATTTGAAACTCTTGATGAAGATTATGATATCATTGTAAAAATAGATGGTGATTTAATTTTCCCACCAAACTATTTCGAAACCATAATTTCTCATTTTCAATCCGACCCAAAAGTTGGAATGGCAGGAGGATTTTGCTACATAGAAAAAAATGGAGATTGGGTACTAGAAAACCTAACCGATAAGGATCATATTCGTGGCGCATTAAAAGCATACCGAAAAGAAACGTTTAAACAAATTGGTGGTTTAAAACCTTCAATGGGTTGGGATACTGTAGATGAATTACTTTGTAAATATTACGATTGGAAAATCATTACTGACTCTTCATTACATGTAAAACACCTTAAACCAACAGGTGCAAATTATAACAAAACAGCTCGTTACAAACAAGGCGAAGCTTTTTATACTTTAGGCTATGGTTTTTGGATCACAGCAATTGCATCTGCAAAATTAGCTATGATGAAGAAAAAACCGTTATTATTCCTTGATTACATAAAAGGATTCTTGAAAGCAAAAAAAGCAAAAACACCTTTGTTAGTTACTGACGCTCAAGCAAAATTCATTCGAAATTATCGATTGAAAAAAATGAAAGAAAAGCTTTTTTAG
- a CDS encoding ABC transporter ATP-binding protein: MIEVKNIEKSFGDSKVLKGVSTVFETGKTNLIIGQSGSGKTVLLKSLLGIHAPDSGTIEFDGRVYSELEPDEKRELRTEIGMVFQGSALFDSMTVAENVAFPLKMFTTDTGSKIQDRVDFVLKRVNLIDAHKKLPSEISGGMQKRVAIARAIVNNPKYLFCDEPNSGLDPNTSTLIDNLIKEITEEYNITTVINTHDMNSVMEIGENILFLKNGVKEWQGTKEEIFVTDNKAIVEFVYSSNLFKKVREAYLKG; this comes from the coding sequence ATGATAGAAGTAAAAAACATAGAAAAATCATTTGGCGACAGCAAAGTACTTAAAGGTGTTTCGACCGTATTCGAAACTGGAAAAACAAACCTAATTATTGGGCAAAGTGGATCTGGGAAAACGGTTCTACTGAAAAGCTTATTAGGTATTCACGCTCCAGATTCTGGAACAATTGAGTTTGATGGTAGAGTTTACTCAGAACTAGAACCAGACGAGAAAAGAGAATTACGTACTGAAATTGGAATGGTATTTCAAGGAAGTGCTTTATTTGATTCCATGACTGTTGCTGAGAACGTAGCTTTCCCTCTAAAAATGTTCACCACAGATACTGGCTCTAAAATTCAAGATCGTGTAGATTTCGTTTTAAAAAGAGTAAATCTAATTGATGCACATAAAAAATTACCATCAGAGATTTCAGGAGGTATGCAAAAACGTGTGGCTATTGCCCGTGCTATTGTAAACAATCCAAAATATTTATTTTGTGATGAACCTAACTCTGGTCTAGATCCAAATACATCAACTCTGATTGATAATTTGATTAAAGAAATCACAGAAGAGTACAATATCACAACTGTAATTAATACGCATGATATGAACTCTGTAATGGAGATTGGTGAGAATATTTTATTCTTAAAAAATGGAGTAAAAGAATGGCAAGGAACAAAAGAAGAAATTTTTGTAACCGATAATAAAGCTATTGTAGAATTTGTATATTCTTCTAATTTATTCAAGAAAGTACGAGAAGCTTATTTAAAAGGCTAA
- a CDS encoding 3-oxoacyl-ACP synthase III family protein — translation MKIKITGIGSYIPQKKIKNTDFNEHVFLNEDGTPFGYPNEVVISKFKGITGIENRRYAEDKYTSSDLAYFAAQKAIENANIDPETLDYIIFAHNFGDVKYGTTQTDILPSLATRVKNKLGIKNPKCVAYDILFGCPGWIEGVLQANAFIKSGMAKRCLVIGAETLSRVVDHHDRDSMIYSDGAGASVIEASDDETGLLSYESATFANDEAGYLYFGKSYNPDLDPDTKYIKMYGRKIYEFALSQVPAAMKSCLDKSGIAIDDVKKILIHQANEKMDEAIIHRFYKLHGKTPPENIMPMCIHDLGNSSVATVPTLYDLLLQGKIENHEINKGDVIIFASVGAGMNVNAFVYRH, via the coding sequence ATGAAAATAAAAATAACTGGAATAGGAAGTTATATTCCACAAAAAAAAATAAAGAATACAGATTTTAACGAACATGTATTTTTAAATGAAGACGGAACCCCTTTTGGTTATCCAAATGAAGTTGTCATTAGTAAGTTTAAAGGAATAACAGGTATTGAGAACAGACGATATGCAGAAGACAAATATACCTCTTCCGATTTAGCCTATTTTGCTGCACAAAAAGCAATAGAAAATGCAAATATCGATCCTGAAACGCTTGATTATATAATTTTTGCCCACAATTTTGGCGATGTAAAATATGGTACAACTCAAACAGATATATTACCGAGTTTAGCAACGCGTGTAAAAAATAAATTAGGTATTAAGAACCCAAAATGTGTTGCATACGATATCCTTTTTGGATGTCCAGGATGGATAGAAGGTGTCTTACAAGCAAATGCTTTCATCAAATCTGGCATGGCAAAACGTTGCTTAGTAATTGGTGCCGAAACACTTTCTAGAGTTGTAGATCATCATGATAGAGATTCTATGATTTATTCAGACGGAGCAGGTGCGTCAGTAATCGAAGCTTCGGATGATGAAACTGGTTTATTGTCATACGAGAGTGCTACTTTTGCAAATGATGAGGCAGGCTACTTATACTTCGGAAAATCATACAATCCCGATTTAGATCCAGACACCAAATACATCAAAATGTATGGTCGAAAAATATATGAATTCGCTTTAAGCCAAGTTCCTGCAGCAATGAAAAGTTGCTTGGACAAAAGCGGTATTGCAATCGATGATGTTAAAAAAATCTTGATTCACCAAGCTAATGAAAAAATGGACGAAGCTATAATCCATCGTTTTTACAAACTACATGGCAAAACTCCACCAGAAAACATTATGCCAATGTGTATTCACGATTTAGGAAACAGCAGTGTAGCAACAGTCCCTACGCTTTACGACCTATTATTACAAGGAAAAATAGAAAATCACGAAATAAACAAAGGCGACGTTATCATCTTTGCTTCCGTTGGAGCAGGAATGAATGTTAATGCATTTGTATACAGACATTAA
- a CDS encoding MlaE family ABC transporter permease yields MMLIRYLSQIGRYFLMLKEIFNKQTKWSVMKKLIFKEIDDLIIDSLGIVCFISFFVGGVVAIQTALNLTNPLIPKYLIGFATRQSVILEFAPTFISVIMAGKMGSFITSSIGTMRVTEQIDALEVMGVNSLNYLVFPKIIALLLYPFVIGISMFLGIFGGWLAGVYGGFTTSDDFIMGAQMEFIPFHITYAFIKTIIFAMLLATIPSFHGYYMKGGALEVGKASTVAFVWTSVSIILFNYILTQLLLGS; encoded by the coding sequence ATGATGCTCATTCGTTATTTATCCCAAATAGGAAGATACTTCTTGATGCTTAAAGAAATTTTCAACAAACAAACCAAATGGTCTGTTATGAAAAAACTAATCTTTAAAGAAATTGATGACTTAATTATTGATTCCCTTGGTATTGTTTGTTTCATTTCATTCTTCGTAGGAGGAGTTGTTGCAATTCAAACCGCATTAAACTTAACAAATCCTTTAATCCCTAAATACTTAATTGGTTTCGCAACCAGACAATCTGTAATTTTAGAATTTGCTCCAACTTTTATCTCTGTTATTATGGCGGGAAAAATGGGCTCTTTTATTACATCAAGTATAGGAACTATGCGTGTTACAGAACAAATCGATGCGCTTGAAGTTATGGGTGTAAACTCATTAAACTATTTAGTTTTTCCAAAAATAATCGCTTTACTACTATATCCTTTCGTAATTGGAATTAGTATGTTCTTAGGTATTTTTGGTGGTTGGCTAGCTGGAGTTTATGGAGGATTTACAACTAGTGATGATTTTATAATGGGGGCGCAAATGGAGTTTATTCCATTTCATATTACTTATGCTTTCATTAAAACCATAATTTTCGCTATGCTATTGGCAACAATCCCTTCATTTCACGGTTACTACATGAAAGGTGGCGCACTAGAAGTAGGAAAGGCAAGTACAGTAGCATTCGTTTGGACATCTGTATCTATTATCCTTTTTAATTATATACTAACACAATTGTTATTAGGCTCATGA
- a CDS encoding SDR family NAD(P)-dependent oxidoreductase — MKNIIITGTSRGIGYELALQFANAGHQVLAISRKIPQLLLEHSNVTCLSVDLSDESELYKVEEFLSSTWKKVDALVHNAGALLLKPFAETTQADFESIYKVNVFAVANLTRVCLPFLQKGSHVVTISSIGGVRGSLKFAGLAAYSSSKGAVITLSELLAEEYKEKGVSFNVLALGSVQTEMLQEAFPGYQAPISAEGMATYIYDFTLNGNKYFNGKVLEVSSTNP; from the coding sequence ATGAAAAATATTATTATCACAGGAACGAGTAGAGGGATAGGTTATGAGTTGGCTTTGCAATTTGCAAATGCTGGGCATCAGGTATTGGCTATTTCCAGAAAAATTCCTCAATTGCTTTTAGAGCATTCTAATGTTACTTGTCTTTCGGTCGATTTATCTGATGAATCTGAATTATACAAAGTAGAAGAGTTTCTTTCTTCAACTTGGAAAAAAGTAGATGCATTGGTGCATAATGCAGGAGCTTTGCTTTTAAAGCCTTTTGCAGAAACTACTCAAGCAGATTTTGAAAGTATTTATAAAGTGAATGTTTTTGCAGTAGCTAATCTAACTAGAGTTTGTCTGCCTTTTCTTCAGAAAGGAAGTCATGTGGTAACTATTAGTTCTATTGGAGGTGTTCGCGGTAGTCTCAAATTTGCAGGACTTGCAGCTTATAGCTCTAGTAAAGGAGCAGTAATTACATTATCTGAATTGTTAGCTGAAGAATACAAAGAAAAAGGAGTCTCATTTAATGTTTTGGCATTGGGTTCTGTTCAAACAGAAATGTTACAGGAAGCTTTTCCAGGATATCAAGCACCAATTTCGGCAGAAGGAATGGCTACTTATATTTATGATTTTACACTTAATGGTAATAAATATTTTAACGGAAAAGTGTTAGAAGTTTCTTCGACTAATCCGTAG